In Zingiber officinale cultivar Zhangliang chromosome 6A, Zo_v1.1, whole genome shotgun sequence, a single genomic region encodes these proteins:
- the LOC121996333 gene encoding heavy metal-associated isoprenylated plant protein 39-like, giving the protein MKKIVLKLDITDVKEKHKAMKVVSTLSGIDSIGIDMKEKKMIVIGSVDPVSVVMKLRKSWHTNVVSIGPAKEEKKEEPKKEEPKKEEPKKEEAKKEEAKEEKKEEKKEEGKKEETKEEVKKEEAKKEEAKKEEAKKEPHQQMATEPVNPYKIYYYPPTSYYPPTNYYPHTAYNNPYNTSNYYYAPSAQENPNSCSIM; this is encoded by the exons ATGAAG AAAATTGTACTGAAGTTGGATATCACTGACGTGAAAGAGAAGCATAAAGCCATGAAGGTCGTCTCCACCCTTTCAG GAATTGATTCAATCGGAATCGAtatgaaagaaaagaaaatgataGTGATCGGATCAGTCGATCCTGTAAGCGTTGTGATGAAGCTTAGAAAATCATGGCACACTAACGTCGTCTCAATTGGGCctgcaaaggaggagaagaaagaagagCCAAAGAAAGAAGAACCAAAGAAGGAGGAACCAAAGAAGgaggaagcaaagaaggaagaagcaaaagaagagaagaaagaagaaaagaaggaagaggggaagaaggagGAGACCAAGGAGGAGGTCAAAAAGGAGGAGGCCAAAAAGGAGGAGGCAAAGAAAGAGGAGGCTAAGAAAGAGCCCCACCAACAAATGGCAACAgagcctgtgaatccatacaaaATATATTACTATCCTCCCACAAGCTACTATCCTCCCACAAACTACTATCCCCACACCGCCTACAACAATCCTTACAATACCTCAAATTATTACTATGCCCCCAGTGCTCAAGAGAATCCAAACTCTTGCAGCATCATGTGA